A genomic window from Ruminiclostridium cellulolyticum H10 includes:
- the cas2 gene encoding CRISPR-associated endonuclease Cas2, with the protein MSDILGRNRFMRILVFFDLPVKKKMDRDNYTKFRRNLIKDGFCMIQYSVYCRVCSCPEMAEKHVNKVKTFLPAKGSVRVLTVTDRQYSSMIILLGKKTSNEWIDKKMIEGQGMLI; encoded by the coding sequence ATGAGTGATATTTTAGGGAGAAATAGGTTTATGAGAATTCTTGTATTTTTTGATTTACCTGTTAAGAAAAAAATGGACCGAGACAACTACACAAAGTTCAGAAGAAATTTAATAAAAGATGGATTTTGCATGATCCAGTATTCGGTATACTGCAGGGTTTGCTCCTGCCCGGAAATGGCCGAAAAACATGTAAATAAAGTTAAGACTTTTTTACCTGCAAAAGGATCTGTGAGAGTTTTGACAGTAACGGACAGGCAGTATTCATCAATGATTATACTTCTTGGTAAAAAAACTTCGAATGAATGGATTGATAAAAAAATGATTGAAGGGCAAGGAATGTTAATATGA
- the cas1 gene encoding type II CRISPR-associated endonuclease Cas1, with product MGWRNIIVSNPTKLKLKQNNLWVEQSDGFSIPIDDINTIVLDSADVTITSALLSKLAEEDIALYSCDGKHTPNGVLLPFSCHSRQYKIVKTQINLSAPFKKRCWQRVVQQKIENQAFCLNILELKGRDELINLSKSVLSGDSTNVEAHAAKYYFSVLFTNFKRGMQDNTNYALNYGYSILRGAVARTIASYGFIPSIGIHHRSELNNFNLADDFIEPFRPIVDMWVKQNINEDTLLTPKHKLNLISLLGYECVFEGKIISIRSAIEKVISSFSSSCAKNDYSLLKLPEIIPLEVHANE from the coding sequence GTGGGATGGAGAAATATAATAGTTTCAAATCCAACTAAACTGAAATTAAAACAGAATAACTTATGGGTTGAACAATCAGATGGCTTTAGTATACCGATTGATGATATAAATACAATAGTACTTGATAGTGCGGATGTTACGATTACATCCGCACTATTATCAAAATTGGCAGAAGAAGACATTGCTTTGTATTCTTGTGATGGGAAGCACACACCGAATGGAGTACTTCTTCCATTCAGTTGTCATAGTAGACAATACAAAATTGTAAAAACTCAAATAAATCTTTCAGCACCTTTTAAAAAAAGGTGCTGGCAAAGAGTTGTTCAACAGAAAATAGAAAATCAGGCCTTTTGCTTAAATATTCTAGAATTAAAAGGAAGAGATGAATTAATAAATCTATCTAAGAGTGTTCTATCTGGTGATTCAACTAATGTAGAGGCTCATGCTGCAAAATATTATTTCTCTGTTCTATTCACAAACTTCAAAAGGGGTATGCAGGATAACACAAACTATGCATTAAACTATGGCTATTCAATATTAAGGGGAGCTGTAGCCAGAACCATAGCATCGTATGGATTTATCCCTTCTATTGGAATACATCATAGAAGCGAATTGAATAATTTTAATCTTGCTGATGACTTTATCGAACCGTTCAGACCAATTGTTGATATGTGGGTAAAACAAAATATAAATGAGGATACACTTTTAACACCTAAACATAAGTTAAATCTTATAAGTTTGTTGGGTTACGAATGTGTCTTTGAGGGAAAAATAATATCTATAAGGTCTGCAATCGAAAAGGTGATTTCAAGTTTTTCAAGTTCTTGTGCAAAGAACGATTATAGTTTATTGAAATTACCTGAAATAATACCATTAGAGGTACATGCAAATGAGTGA
- the cas9 gene encoding type II CRISPR RNA-guided endonuclease Cas9 (Cas9, originally named Csn1, is the large, multifunctional signature protein of type II CRISPR/Cas systems. It is well known even to general audiences because its RNA-guided endonuclease activity has made it a popular tool for custom editing of eukaryotic genomes.), which produces MKYTLGLDVGIASVGWAVIDKDNNKIIDLGVRCFDKAEESKTGESLATARRIARGMRRRISRRSQRLRLVKKLFVQYEIIKDSSEFNRIFDTSRDGWKDPWELRYNALSRILKPYELVQVLTHITKRRGFKSNRKEDLSTTKEGVVITSIKNNSEMLRTKNYRTIGEMIFMETPENSNKRNKVDEYIHTIAREDLLNEIKYIFSIQRKLGSPFVTEKLEHDFLNIWEFQRPFASGDSILSKVGKCTLLKEELRAPTSCYTSEYFGLLQSINNLVLVEDNNTLTLNNDQRAKIIEYAHFKNEIKYSEIRKLLDIEPEILFKAHNLTHKNPSGNNESKKFYEMKSYHKLKSTLPTDIWGKLHSNKESLDNLFYCLTVYKNDNEIKDYLQANNLDYLIEYIAKLPTFNKFKHLSLVAMKRIIPFMEKGYKYSDACNMAELDFTGSSKLEKCNKLTVEPIIENVTNPVVIRALTQARKVINAIIQKYGLPYMVNIELAREAGMTRQDRDNLKKEHENNRKAREKISDLIRQNGRVASGLDILKWRLWEDQGGRCAYSGKPIPVCDLLNDSLTQIDHIYPYSRSMDDSYMNKVLVLTDENQNKRSYTPYEVWGSTEKWEDFEARIYSMHLPQSKEKRLLNRNFITKDLDSFISRNLNDTRYISRFLKNYIESYLQFSNDSPKSCVVCVNGQCTAQLRSRWGLNKNREESDLHHALDAAVIACADRKIIKEITNYYNERENHNYKVKYPLPWHSFRQDLMETLAGVFISRAPRRKITGPAHDETIRSPKHFNKGLTSVKIPLTTVTLEKLETMVKNTKGGISDKAVYNVLKNRLIEHNNKPLKAFAEKIYKPLKNGTNGAIIRSIRVETPSYTGVFRNEGKGISDNSLMVRVDVFKKKDKYYLVPIYVAHMIKKELPSKAIVPLKPESQWELIDSTHEFLFSLYQNDYLVIKTKKGITEGYYRSCHRGTGSLSLMPHFANNKNVKIDIGVRTAISIEKYNVDILGNKSIVKGEPRRGMEKYNSFKSN; this is translated from the coding sequence ATGAAATATACATTAGGTCTTGATGTTGGAATTGCTTCTGTAGGTTGGGCGGTAATTGATAAGGATAATAATAAAATTATTGACTTAGGAGTTAGATGTTTTGATAAAGCAGAGGAATCTAAAACGGGTGAGTCACTTGCAACAGCTAGAAGGATAGCTAGAGGTATGAGAAGAAGAATTTCGAGAAGATCCCAAAGGCTACGTTTAGTTAAAAAACTGTTTGTTCAATATGAAATTATTAAAGATTCAAGTGAATTTAACCGGATATTTGACACTTCGCGGGATGGGTGGAAAGATCCTTGGGAATTAAGGTATAATGCTTTATCAAGAATACTTAAACCTTATGAACTTGTTCAGGTACTTACACATATTACTAAGAGAAGAGGCTTTAAAAGTAACAGAAAGGAAGACTTGTCTACTACAAAAGAAGGTGTAGTTATAACTAGTATTAAAAACAATTCTGAGATGCTTCGTACGAAAAATTACCGTACTATTGGAGAAATGATTTTTATGGAGACTCCTGAAAATAGTAACAAAAGGAATAAGGTAGACGAGTATATTCACACTATTGCCAGAGAAGATCTTCTCAATGAAATAAAATATATATTTAGTATACAAAGAAAGCTTGGAAGCCCCTTTGTAACTGAAAAATTAGAACATGACTTTTTGAATATATGGGAATTTCAACGTCCTTTTGCCAGTGGTGATAGTATACTTTCAAAAGTGGGAAAGTGTACCCTGCTAAAGGAGGAGTTGAGAGCACCGACTTCCTGTTACACATCAGAATATTTTGGATTACTTCAATCGATTAACAATCTAGTTTTGGTTGAAGATAACAATACATTAACATTAAATAATGATCAAAGAGCAAAAATAATAGAATATGCTCATTTCAAGAATGAAATCAAGTATTCTGAAATAAGAAAATTATTAGATATTGAACCTGAAATTTTATTCAAAGCACATAATTTGACACACAAAAATCCCTCAGGAAACAATGAGAGCAAAAAGTTTTATGAAATGAAGTCTTATCATAAACTGAAAAGCACATTACCTACAGACATCTGGGGGAAATTGCATTCTAACAAGGAATCTCTTGATAATCTTTTTTACTGCCTTACGGTCTATAAAAACGATAACGAAATAAAGGACTATTTACAAGCGAATAATCTTGATTATTTAATTGAATATATAGCAAAATTGCCAACTTTCAACAAATTTAAACATCTATCTTTAGTTGCCATGAAAAGGATTATTCCGTTTATGGAAAAAGGGTATAAATATAGTGATGCCTGTAATATGGCGGAATTAGATTTTACAGGTTCCAGCAAACTTGAAAAGTGTAATAAGTTAACTGTTGAACCAATTATTGAGAATGTAACTAATCCAGTTGTAATAAGGGCTCTGACGCAAGCAAGGAAAGTTATAAATGCGATTATACAGAAGTATGGTCTCCCGTATATGGTAAATATAGAACTTGCACGTGAAGCGGGAATGACACGTCAGGATAGAGATAATTTAAAAAAAGAACATGAAAACAACCGAAAAGCAAGGGAAAAAATATCAGACCTAATACGCCAAAATGGTAGAGTTGCAAGTGGTCTGGATATACTGAAATGGCGTCTTTGGGAAGACCAGGGCGGAAGATGTGCTTATTCCGGCAAACCAATTCCTGTTTGTGATTTATTGAATGACTCACTGACTCAGATAGATCACATTTATCCGTATAGTAGAAGTATGGACGATTCATATATGAATAAAGTTTTAGTTTTAACCGACGAAAATCAAAATAAAAGAAGTTATACGCCATATGAAGTATGGGGGTCAACTGAAAAATGGGAGGATTTTGAGGCAAGAATATATTCTATGCATTTACCTCAAAGTAAAGAAAAAAGGCTTTTGAACAGAAACTTTATTACAAAAGATTTGGACTCATTTATTTCAAGAAATCTTAACGATACTAGGTATATATCAAGGTTTTTAAAAAACTATATAGAATCGTATCTGCAGTTTAGTAATGATTCACCTAAGTCTTGTGTGGTCTGCGTTAATGGTCAGTGTACCGCTCAGCTTAGAAGTAGATGGGGGTTAAATAAAAATCGAGAAGAGTCAGACCTGCATCATGCCCTTGATGCAGCAGTAATTGCGTGTGCAGATAGAAAAATAATTAAAGAAATAACAAACTATTATAATGAAAGAGAAAACCATAATTATAAAGTTAAATATCCTTTGCCTTGGCATTCGTTTAGGCAAGATTTAATGGAAACGTTAGCAGGTGTTTTCATATCCCGGGCACCCAGAAGAAAAATTACCGGGCCAGCCCATGATGAGACAATCAGATCTCCCAAGCATTTTAACAAAGGTTTAACTTCGGTAAAAATACCGTTAACAACAGTGACGTTGGAAAAACTTGAGACAATGGTAAAAAATACAAAAGGGGGAATTTCAGATAAGGCAGTATATAACGTTCTAAAAAATAGATTAATAGAGCATAATAATAAGCCATTAAAAGCTTTTGCTGAAAAAATATATAAACCACTAAAAAATGGTACAAACGGTGCAATAATTAGGAGTATTCGAGTTGAGACACCATCATATACAGGAGTATTCAGAAATGAAGGAAAGGGGATATCTGATAATTCCTTAATGGTTAGGGTTGATGTATTTAAGAAAAAAGATAAGTATTACCTTGTGCCAATATATGTAGCACATATGATAAAAAAAGAGTTACCTTCGAAAGCTATAGTTCCTCTGAAACCTGAATCTCAATGGGAGTTAATTGATAGTACTCATGAATTTCTTTTTTCACTATACCAAAATGATTACCTTGTTATAAAAACTAAAAAGGGTATAACTGAGGGCTATTATAGATCTTGCCACAGGGGTACCGGTAGCCTGAGCCTAATGCCTCATTTTGCTAATAATAAGAATGTTAAAATAGATATTGGAGTTAGGACAGCAATAAGTATTGAAAAATATAATGTGGATATACTTGGTAATAAAAGCATAGTAAAAGGAGAACCAAGACGTGGGATGGAGAAATATAATAGTTTCAAATCCAACTAA